One window of the Zea mays cultivar B73 chromosome 3, Zm-B73-REFERENCE-NAM-5.0, whole genome shotgun sequence genome contains the following:
- the LOC100280716 gene encoding bZIP transcription factor 12, which translates to MASSRVMPSSSPSHTASDLARLAQAASRPGGGGSGLGSMNVEELLRGIYSDMPTPAPPASEPERPRSPAPAPEVATRRTAEEVWKEITGGGGSGEPVPPVAAQAAVPAGGGGAGGPEMTLEDFLAREEGAVKEDGVRVSGPSAPAMGFLGGAEGVGVPGGGGGRGRKRQLMDPVDRAAMQRQKRMIKNRESAARSRERKQAYIAELESLVTHLEEENAELLREQEERHQKRLKELLERVTPVILRKKPSGDLRRTNSMQW; encoded by the exons ATGGCATCGTCGAGGGTGATGCCGTCCTCCTCGCCGTCGCACACGGCCTCTGATCTCGCGCGCCTAGCGCAGGCCGCCAGCAGGCccggcggcgggggcagcgggCTGGGCTCCATGAACGTGGAGGAGCTCCTCCGCGGCATCTACAGCGACATGCCCACCCCGGCGCCGCCCGCGTCGGAGCCCGAACGCCCGAGGTCGCCGGCCCCGGCGCCGGAGGTCGCCACGCGGAGGACGGCGGAGGAGGTGTGGAAGGAGATCACCGGCGGAGGTGGCAGTGGGGAACCCGTGCCCCCCGTGGCGGCTCAGGCTGCCGTCCCCGCTGGTGGTGGTGGCGCCGGCGGCCCGGAGATGACGCTGGAGGACTTCCTGGCCAGGGAGGAGGGCGCGGTGAAGGAGGATGGGGTTAGGGTTTCGGGCCCCTCTGCGCCGGCCATGGGGTTCCTGGGCGGAGCGGAGGGCGTGGGTGTGCCTGGCGGCGGAGGCGGGAGGGGAAGGAAGCGGCAGCTCATGGATCCAGTGGATCGCGCCGCGATGCAGCGACAGAAACGAATGATCAAAAACCGCGAGTCTGCTGCCCGGTCACGGGAGAGGAAGCAG GCTTATATCGCCGAGCTAGAATCGCTGGTAACGCACCTCGAGGAGGAGAATGCCGAGTTGTTGAGAGAACAG GAAGAGCGGCACCAGAAGCGGCTTAAAGAG CTCTTGGAACGGGTGACGCCAGTCATTCTGAGGAAAAAACCATCAGGAGATCTTAGAAGAACGAACTCAATGCAGTGGTAG